The genomic window GAAGACCGTGAAGCACTACATGACGAACATCCTGCAAAAGCTCCAGGTACGCAACCGCGTGGAGGCCGCCCTGCTCGCCCAGCGCGAGGCAGGCCGCTAGGAACTGGCCGGCGTCAGCACTGGCGGGCGGCCGGGAAAGGGTCGCACTCCGGTGCGGCCAGCGCCTTGGACGTCATGAACATCTGGAGTTGAGCACGGTTCAAGGCGGTGCCCTGCACGGTCAGTAGCCGCGCGTCCGAGTCGAAGATGCCCTCGATCCCGATCCCGCTGGTCTGGTGGGTGTTCACATTGAATAGGACATCCAGATCCCTGAACCGGCCGTCCGGGTGGATGTCCAGGTGGTCGTCGGCACCGTGCAGCCCGCCATCCTCGTCCCACAGTTCGTAGTGCACGGACACGGTGGGAATGTCTGGGTCGATGAAGCGGATGGTCGTCCACGCCGGCCGGATGCTGTCCCGGTCGAGCTGCATGGCCTCAATGAACTCCTGGTTCTGCACGCGGATGCGGGCATACAGATCCGCGTGGCCGCCCACGCCAAAGACGCCGTCGGCGCTGTTCAGGTCGCGCGCAGCCACGGTGCGCAAGAACACGGCGCGTCTGTTCAGCGCAAGGCGCGTCACGGCCGGGGGCGGGGCGGGCGGCGGGTCGTTCACGTTCAGGTCGAGCGAGCCGCGCAGGCCGCCCGCCAAGAGCTGGTGCCACCTGCGGTTCTGGAAGTCCTCCGCGAACACCGAGTCGAGCCTGAAGGCCACCCACGTCGCGGAGAAGGCCAGGAAGTCCGGGAGGTCGCCGCTGCCGTTACCCTTCCAGTGCCCGTCCTCCGGGCCGCTCTTGACCCATTCGGAGAGGCGGTACAGGGCCTCCTGATCCTTGCCGAGGCGTTCCATGTCCCCGGTATCCAGGGTCAATGCCTGCGCGGCGTTCCATACGGCAGGGTCGACCTCCGAGACCCACAGCCGGGCCTGGTTGACCCACTGCCGCGAGCCCGCATAGGCCAGGACGTAGGCCCGGTCCCAGTTCGGGCGCACGTAGGAATCGTGGTTCATGCCGCTGGTGTACCCGCCGTGGGGCACCTGCGTGGTGTCGCCACTGGTGCTGGCTCTACCGGTCTTCACCCCGGCCCGGCGCGCGTCGGAGGCGTCGAACCACGTCAGCGTGGCGTAATCGACGCCGGCCGGTGGGGCTTGCAACTCCGCCCAGTTCGAGTGCGAGTAGAAGTCCTGCACAGTGTGCAGGCTCATGCCCAGCAGCGCCACGACCTGCCGGGGATCGTTCCGGGTCGCCGCCTCCCGGAAGGCGGTTCTGGCGTTGGTCACGTACCGGTTCCAGTAGTTCGTGACGGCCGGAAGCGAGAACAGGTTGTCCGCGTGCAGTTTCTCGGCGGCCGACCGCACCTCCCCGAAGGACGTTGGACTGGTCGAGTAGTAGTCCACCAGCCAGTTCTCGACCTGCGCGGCGCGGATGGCGGTGTCGTTCAGGCCCGCCTCCGCGAGCACCTCCCGGGTCAGGTCGGCGTGGTGGCCGGTGTCGAAGGCCAGCCCCGTGCTTCCCGCGCACAGGGCCAGGCCAAGAATGGTCGTCGCGGCGCGTGAGTGCGGCATGCGTCCCTCCGGCGCGCCGGGCGGTCGGGCAGGGCACGTGGGATCAGCATGCGGCCCGGCCGTGATCGGGGCATGACCGGGGAGGGCCAAGGGGCAGAGGCCGGGGAACGTGTCCGCCGGCCTCCCCGATGTGCAGCGTGTTCAGCCCTGCGCGGCCGCCCTGAGCGCCCCCGCCCTGTCCGTCTGTTCCCACGGGAACTCCGCGCGCCCGAAGTGCCCGTACGCCGCGGTCTGCGCGTAGATGGGGCGGCGCAGATTGAGTTCCGCGATGATCGCCTGTGGGCGCGCATCGAAGTGCTGGGAGACGAGCTGAGCCAGCCGCTCGTCGCTGACGGTGCCCGTACCGTAGGTGTCCACGCGCAGGCTGACGGGGCTGGCGCGGCCGATGGCGTAGGCGACCTCCACCAGCGCGCGGCGGGCGAGCCCGGCGGCTACGAGGTTCTTCGCGATGTACCGGGCGTAGTACGCGGCCGAGCGGTCTACCTTGGTGGGATCCTTGCCGGAGAACGCTCCGCCGCCGTGCGGCACCGCGCCGCCGTAGGTGTCCACGATGATCTTGCGGCCGGTCAGGCCGGTGTCGCCGTGCGGTCCGCCGATCACGAAGCGCCCACTGGGGTTGATGAAGAACTTCGTCTGCGGCGTCAGGTACGCGGCCGGGATCACCGGACGGATCACCTGCTCAATCATGTCCGTCCGGATCTGCTCCTGCGAGATGTCTTCAGCGTGCTGGGTGCTGATCACGATGGTGTCCACCGAGGTCTCCGTGGCCTCGTGCGGTTCGCCGTACCGCACGACCGTGACCTGCGCCTTCGCGTCCGGCCGCAGGTACGGCAATGTGCCCGCCTTGCGCAGTTCCGCCAGGCGCCGCGTGAGCTGATGCGCCAGCGAGATCGGCAGCGGCATGAGCTCCGGCGTCTCGTCGGTCGCGTAGCCGAACATCAGGCCCTGGTCGCCCGCGCCGACCTCCGAGTGCGCGTTCTCCGGGCGGGCGCGCTCCTCGGCGGTCATCGCGCGCCACTCCTCGCTGTGGTTCACGCCCCCGGCGATCTCCGGGCTCTGCTCGTGGATGGACACCAGGACGGCGCTGTACTCGGCATCGAAGCCGAAGTTCGCGCGGGTGTACCCGACCGTCTTGACGGCCTCGCGCACCGTCTTCTGCACGTCCACGTGCGCGTGCTGGGCCGTGACCTCACCGGCCACGACCGCCATGCCGGTGGTGAGCAGCGTCTCGACGGCCACGCGGCTGCCCGGCTCCTGCCGCAGGAACTCGTCCAGCACCGAGTCCGAGATGAAGTCCGCGAGTTTGTCCGGGTGGCCTTCCGAGACGGATTCCGACGTGTAGTACTTCCGCATGCAAGCTCCTCGCGGGTGGGCGGCGTCTCGCAGAACGACCTGGAGAGGGATGCGACCGGCCCGGCCCGCCGCGCCCCCAACGCAGGGACGCAACGGAACGCAGGGTAACGCAGGGACGGAGTGTTCGGAAGGAAGCAGACTGCCATTGCCCGAGGAGGACGCATCCGTCGGGGACGAGGTCGGCCGGCCCCATACTGGATACTGGTGATGTCGGGCTCCGACAGGACTCCCCGACCCTCTGGGAGGTGGCTATGGCGACGTTCGTGTTGCTGCATGGGGGCTGGTCCGGTGGCTGGGTGTGGAACGAGGTGGCGCGGATCCTGCGGCGGGCGGGCCATGAGGTGGCGACCCCGACGCTGACCGGCTACGGCGAACGTACCCATCTGCTTCGCCAGGACGTCACGTTCTCGACCCTTGTCGACGACGTGCTGGGCGTCCTGCACTACGGGGAGTTCACCGACGTGGTGCTGGTCGCCCACAGCCTGAACGGCCCGCTGGGGCAAGCGGTGGCCGCCCACGCACCTCAGCAGGTGGCCCGGCTGGTGCTGCTCGACGCCGTGATGATCGAGGATGGCCAGCGTACTGTGGACGCCTTCGATTCCGCCTTCACCGCCGGGATTCAGGCGTGGGTGGACGCGGCGGGCCAGGGCTGGTTCGTGCCCAGGATCGAGCCAGAAGCGGGCAGTATCGATGACCGGGAAGCGCGGGGTCGGCACACGGCCATGCCGTGGCTGCCCTACCTGGAGCCGGTCTCGCTGCCGCCGGTGACGCTGCCCCGGACGTATGTGCTCTGCACCGAGAAGTCTGGTTCCCCGGAAGACACCGCGATCCTCGCGGCAGCCCGGCGCGCGCGGGAGGCTGGCTGGACGGTTCAGGATCTCGCCTCCGGACACGTGCCCATGTGGACGTCCCCGGCCGCGCTGGCCGAACTGCTCGAAGCGCAGGTCACGTCCGCCTGAGTCTCTGGCGCTCCGGAACCTCCCCGAGCCCCTGACATCCCCCTGACCTGCCGCCGCAGAATGGAAGGGATGAGCCACGTCGTTGTCATAGAGGACGAGGGAACGGTGCGTGACGTGCTCCGCTTCCACCTGGAGCGCGCAGGACTCACGGTCACGGCGCTGCCGTCCACGGCGGGCGGGCTGGAGGCCCTGGAGAGCGCGGACGTGCTGGTGCTGGACTGGATGTTGCCCGGCGAGAGCGGCCTGGGCTTCCTGCGCCGGGTGCGGGGCGACGCGGAGCTGCGGCGCATGCCGGTGCTGATGCTCACGGCGCGCGCCGCCGAGGCCGAGCGGGTCGAGGGTCTGGAATCCGGCGCGGACGACTACCTGACCAAGCCGTTTTCCGCGGCGGAACTCGTGGCGCGCGTGCGGGCGCTGCTGCGTCGCTCGCAACCGGAAGTGCCGGCGGTGCTGGCGAACGGGCCGCTGAGCGTGGACATGGGCGCGGCCGAGGCGCGGGTGAGCGGCAGCCGCCTGAACCTCACCCGCCGGGAGTTCGATCTGCTGGCGTTCCTGGCGCAGAACGTGGGCCGGGTGTACTCGCGCACGGAGCTGCTGGACAAGGTGTGGGGCGCGGACTTTCTGGGCGGCGAGCGCACGGTGGACCAGCACGTCACCCAACTGCGCGCGCACCTGGGGGATGATCCGGGCCGGCCGGGCTTCCTGGAGACGGTGCGCGGCAAGGGCTACCGCATGCGGCCGTGGGCGGCGTCCGCGTGACCGCGCGGGGCGTTCCGACGGGCCATGCGGGATCGCCGGCTGGGCCGGAGGAGTGGATCATGTGGATGGACGCGTTGCCGCAGGCGGTGCTGCTGACCCGGGGGGGCGTGGTGACGCGCGTGAATGCCGCCGCCGCGCGGCTGTGGGGCGTATCGCAGGAACGCGCCGCCGGACGCCCGGTGCTGGAAGTCGTGCGCCGACACACGCTGGAGGCGCTGCTGGAGCGCGGCGGCGAGCTGGAACTGGAAGTGTCGGGCCGCACCCTGCGCTGCACGGCCACCCGCGACGCCGCAGAATCGGCCCTGATCGTGGAGGACGTGACGGATCACCGTCGCCGGGAGGCCGAGTTGCGCGAGGCGACGGCGGTGCTCAGCCACGAATTCCGGACGCCGGTGGCGGCGCTGCGGGGCGTGCTGGAGGCGCTGGAGTACGACATGCCGCAGGAACTCTCGCAGAACTTCGTGCGCCAGGGCCTGCAGGAAACGGAGCGGCTGGCGCGCCTGGTCGAGGACCTCGCCGTGGGCTTCCGGCCCACGCGGGCGCGCACGCTGCCGCTCGCGGAGGCCTTCACGCGGGCCGAGCGGCTGCTCGCGCCGGAACTGCTGGCCCGGCAGGCGACCGTCAGCTTCGGGCCGGATCATCTGGTGCGGGCCGATCCGGACAAGCTGCTCCAGGTGCTGCTGAACCTCGTGGAGAACGCCCTGAAGTACGGCCCGGCCGGGCATCCGGTGGATGTGCAGACGGCGGAGCGGGGCACCTGGGTGGAGGTCTGCGTGCTGGACGACGGCTCGCCCCTGGCCGACACGGACGGCCTGTTCCGGGCGCACACGCGGGGCGTGTCGGCCACCGGGCAGGGCAGCGGCATGGGGCTGTACATCGTGCGGAGCATCGTGCAGGGCTGGGGCGGGCAGACCTGGGCCGAGCGGCGCGGGGAGCGCAACGCCTTCTGCTTCACCCTGCCGGGCGTCGCCGGACTCGGCGGCTGAGCGGCCGAACACCCACCACGTCCCGCTGACCGGGCGCTGACCTTTTCCCCACCTCCGGGTGGTACGTTCACCACAGGAGTCCCCATGCGTGAAGCCCTTGAAACCGACCTGAGAGCCGTGCTGAACGGCGCCCTGAACATGCTCGCCACCGTCGAGCGGATGCTGCCCGTGGCCGCCGACGTGCTGCTCCGCGAGCAGGTGGAACGCGTGGACGAGGTCAAGGCCCTGGACCGCGAGGTGGACGCGCAGGAAGCGCAGATCGAGGCCGAATGCCTGCGGATCATCGCGCTGCACCAGCCGGTCGCGCGGGACCTGCGGATGGTCGCGCTGATCCTCAAGAGCCTCTCGGACATCGAGCGGATGGGCGATTACGTCGTGCACGTGGCCAAGGACGGCGCGGAACTGGCGCAGGCCCCGGCGCTGAAACGCTACGTGAACCTCTCGCGGATGATGGAACGCCTGGGCGAGATGAGCCAGAACCTCCGCACCGCCATCGCCGAGCGCGACGTGGCAAAGGCCGAGGCGACCACCGAGATGGATGACGAGGTCGACGACCTCTACGAGCAGATCCAGCGGGAACTCGTGACGTACATGCTCGAAGACCCCCGGAACATCAGCAAGGCGCTGATGCTGATGCGGGTGGGCCGCAGCCTGGAGCGCGTGGGCGACCACATGGAGAACGTGTCCGAACGTGTGCGGTACTGGGTGACCGGGCAGCGCGAGGCCTGAGCGGGCAGGTCGGGGCGGCTGGCGCGTGCTGGCCGCCCCGACCGCGTGTGTGGCGCACAATGGAGGGCATATGGCGCATTTTCCTTCCGGGTTCGTGTGGGGCGCGGCGACCGCGTCGTATCAGATCGAGGGCGCGGTTCAGGAGGGTGGGCGCGGCACGAGCGTGTGGGACACCTTCGCGCACACGCCAGGGCGGATCAAGGGTGGTGAGACCGGCGACGTCGCCTGTGACCACTACCACCGCTACCGCGAGGACGTGGCCCTGATGCAGGCCCTGGGCCTGAACGCGTACCGCTTCTCCATCGCGTGGCCGCGCGTGCAGCCCGATGGTCGTGGGCGCGTGAACGAGGCGGGTCTGGCGTTCTACGACCGCCTGGTGGATGAACTGCTGGGTGCGGACATCCAGCCGTGGGCCACCCTGTTCCACTGGGATCTGCCGCAGGCCCTGGAGGACTCGGGCGGGTGGTTGAACCGCGACACGGCGCACCGGTTCGAGGAGTACGCGTTCCTGGTGGGCGCGCGCCTCGCGGATCGCGTGACGGGCTTCATGACCCTGAACGAGACGTACATCCACTTCCTGCTCGGATACGCGCTGGGCCAGCACGCGCCGGGGCGCACGCTGGGCCTGCACGCCTTCCCGGCCGCGCACCACCAGCTCCTCGGGCACGGCCTGGCGGTGCGGGCGCTGCGAGAGGCGGGCGCGCGGAGCATCGGCATCGCGAACAACTTCGCGCCGGTGTGGCCGGCTGGCGAGCGGGACGCCGATCTGGACGCCGCCAACCGCGTGGACGCGCTGCACAACCACCTCTTCACCGATCCCCTGCTCCGGGGCGAGTATCCGGCGCTGGCCCTGGACATCGTGCAGGGCACCGATCCGGCGCTGCTGGACGTGATCCTGCCGGGCGACCTGGCGGTCATGGCCGCGCCGCTGGATTTCCTGGGCGTGAACTACTACCAGCCGGACTACGTGAAGGCTAACCCGGCCTCTCCCACCTTCGGCATCGAACTGGGCCGCCTTCCGGATCGGGACTACACGGCCTTCGGCTGGCCGGTCGTGCCGGAGGGCCTCACGCAGACGCTGACCGGCCTGAAGGCCCGCTACGGCGAGACCTGCCCGCCCCTGTACGTGACCGAGAGCGGCTGCTCCGTGAACGACGTGGTGGATCAGGATGGACGCGTACGCGACGACTTCCGCATCCGGTACCACGAGGCCCACATCGACGCTGTCCAGGACGCGATCACGCAGGGCGCCGAGGTGCGCGGGTACTTCGCGTGGTCCTTGATGGACAACTTCGAGTGGGCGGAAGGGTACAGCCAGCGCTTCGGCCTGGTACACGTGGACTACGCCACGCAGGTACGGACTCCCAAGGACAGTTACCGCTGGTTCCAGAACTTCCTGCGCGATCAGGCGTAGCGCACGGATTCAGGAGTGTTGGCGTTCCGGATGATGATTACCGGTGTCGGGCACATTCACGACACCGGTGGAAATATCCTGCCTATGGGTGACGCTCAGGTCACTTGACGGTCACCGTGCAGGTGCCACCCGTGAGCTTGACGCCCGTTCCATCGAGTTTGGCAAACACGGCGTTCAGTTCTGCCTCGCTGCCGCTGATGCCCACACCTGTGATCGGCGTCTTGAGCACGCGCCCTCCACCAGGGCCGTCCTTGGCCACGCCGCCGAAGACGATACAGGCCTTCTCCCGCTTGGGGTCACTGTTGTCCCAGAACTGGCTGGTGCCCGTTCCAGCGGGACTGCTCACGTACACGTAGTAGGTGTCCGTGTCGAATTTCCAGGAGTCGCTCACCCTGTTGTAGACCGGAGCGCTCTTCAGGACGATGGTGCCGTTCATGGGCTCATTGAACTGATCCCGGCCGCCAATCGTGAGGGTGTCGCCCTGTCGGATCAGGCCTGTCGGGGCGGCAGTCTGGGCGGTGGAACTCCCTGTGGCGGAGGGGGCGCAGGCGGCGAGCAGGAAGGCGGGGACAAGGGCCAGCAGGGAGAATCTCATGCCCGACACTGTAAGGACGGCAGGAGGGCGATGTGAGCGACATTGACCACCCTCCCCCAGCGGGTGGTGGGCCTGGGCGCCGCTCACAGTTCCAGGCCGCGTGGCGTGGGGAGTCCGGCGGGAATGGCCGTCACCAGGATCTCGTGCCGGCCGGTCACGAAGACCTTGAAGCCGTGCTTGTGCAGGCCGCGCCGGGCATCGGTCACGTCGGCCATGAGCAGGCTGGAGTCCGGCCGGGCAAAGTTCCGCACCCGCGCGCCGGGGCTCAGGGTGCCGTCCCGGTAGCGGGCATTCGGGTACCCGAGGATCAGGCCGCCGGTGGGCGTCAGGTGGTGCCGGCGCAGCGCGGCCAGCAGCACGTCCTGCCGGATGCCGGGGCTCTGGAGGAGGCTCAGGGTGATCACCAGATCGAAGCGGCCCAGTTCCGGCCAGGGCAGGGTCGTCACGTCGCTCTGGTGGAAGGTGGCCTGCGGGAAGCGGAGCCGAGCCGTACCGAGCGCCGAAGCGTCCACGTCCACGCCATGCAGGTCGAAGGTTCGCTCCGGGAAGGCCAGCGCCAGGGCGTCGAATTCCCGCGCCCGGTTCACGCCGAGTGCCAGCACCCGCCCGCCTGCCGGGGGATTCACGCGCCGCAGGGCCTCCACGAAGGTCAGCAGGAAGGTGGGGTCTTCGAGTTTGTCCACGCGCGCCCAGTCGCCCTGCGCGCCGTACCCGGCGGCGTCGGGCTCCGGGGTGGGGCCGAAGGCCCGCAGGCGGACGCGCACCCGGCCGGGTTCCATCCGCTCCGGCGTGAGCAGGTGGGCGCTCAGCGCGTCGGCCACCTCGACCCACACGGCCCACGGGCGGTGGACGCCGTGCGGGGTGACCTCGCCCGCGTACAGGCCCACTCCTGCGTCCGGGTCGGGCACGGTGAATGCCACTTCTCCGGCATCACGGAGCGCCCGGCGCAGCCGGGGAAGGATGGTGGACAGGGGGTCGAGGGTAAAGGCAAAGGAAGTGGGCATGAGAAAACCCCGCCAGCATAGACGGGGTTCACGGACAATGGGCTCGGGCGGGTGCCGAAGTTAGCCCTGGAGCGCGGCGGCGAGCTGACGCAGGCCGTCCTGGTCGGCCGCCGGGGCAGCCGGGGCGAGGCTCTCGGTGGCCGCACCCAGATTCGGGAGCAGGGCGGCGGCACCGGCCAGATCGCCGCTTTCCAGGGCGGCCTTCAGGCTGGCGAGGTGCTCGACGACGGTCTCGGCACCGGGCACGCCGTCCAGCGTCTGGTGCCACGAGGTGACGTTGGCGACGGCCGCACTGGCGGGCACGCCCTGAAGTCCGCCCGAAAGGGCATCGATGGTCTGCTTGAGCTGTTCGTTCATGGTTGACCTCCTGAAACTGGGTTGTCCTGCCCGGCCAGCAGATCATCCCGGCAGGCTGCGAAGTGTAGGCCTGCACGCTTCATGAAGCATGCCAAGTGTAAGAAAAATACCGTCCTGGCACGGAATTTGAGGGGAGAGCTACGGTGATCGGGCAGGGTTTGCACTGGCCTGACGAAGTGACCTCCCGCCCCGATCTCACTGGTCTGCAACTTGAAGTGCTGCTGACCCGCGTGTTCCTGAAGGCCGCCGATCCCGGCCCGGCCCACGCGCGCCTGCGCCTGCGCTTCCTGCACACCGATCCGGATGCCTGCGTGCTGGTAGACGGACGGAGTGGCGCGTCGGTCATCACCACCGGACTGCTTGCCCGGTCAGGCACGGCCGACCTGACCTTCCACCTGCGCGGCCCCGGCGCGCACCGCTTCTGGCGCGGCGACCTGAACGTCGTGGCGGCCATGACCGACGGCACACTTCGCATTGAAGGCGCGCTCCTGCGCGCTCTGGCCCTGGCGCCCGGCCTGAAACTGGTACAGGCGGCCTACCGGGAATTGA from Deinococcus sp. KSM4-11 includes these protein-coding regions:
- the metK gene encoding methionine adenosyltransferase; the protein is MRKYYTSESVSEGHPDKLADFISDSVLDEFLRQEPGSRVAVETLLTTGMAVVAGEVTAQHAHVDVQKTVREAVKTVGYTRANFGFDAEYSAVLVSIHEQSPEIAGGVNHSEEWRAMTAEERARPENAHSEVGAGDQGLMFGYATDETPELMPLPISLAHQLTRRLAELRKAGTLPYLRPDAKAQVTVVRYGEPHEATETSVDTIVISTQHAEDISQEQIRTDMIEQVIRPVIPAAYLTPQTKFFINPSGRFVIGGPHGDTGLTGRKIIVDTYGGAVPHGGGAFSGKDPTKVDRSAAYYARYIAKNLVAAGLARRALVEVAYAIGRASPVSLRVDTYGTGTVSDERLAQLVSQHFDARPQAIIAELNLRRPIYAQTAAYGHFGRAEFPWEQTDRAGALRAAAQG
- a CDS encoding alpha/beta fold hydrolase, with the protein product MATFVLLHGGWSGGWVWNEVARILRRAGHEVATPTLTGYGERTHLLRQDVTFSTLVDDVLGVLHYGEFTDVVLVAHSLNGPLGQAVAAHAPQQVARLVLLDAVMIEDGQRTVDAFDSAFTAGIQAWVDAAGQGWFVPRIEPEAGSIDDREARGRHTAMPWLPYLEPVSLPPVTLPRTYVLCTEKSGSPEDTAILAAARRAREAGWTVQDLASGHVPMWTSPAALAELLEAQVTSA
- a CDS encoding response regulator transcription factor, producing the protein MSHVVVIEDEGTVRDVLRFHLERAGLTVTALPSTAGGLEALESADVLVLDWMLPGESGLGFLRRVRGDAELRRMPVLMLTARAAEAERVEGLESGADDYLTKPFSAAELVARVRALLRRSQPEVPAVLANGPLSVDMGAAEARVSGSRLNLTRREFDLLAFLAQNVGRVYSRTELLDKVWGADFLGGERTVDQHVTQLRAHLGDDPGRPGFLETVRGKGYRMRPWAASA
- a CDS encoding cell wall metabolism sensor histidine kinase WalK; this translates as MWMDALPQAVLLTRGGVVTRVNAAAARLWGVSQERAAGRPVLEVVRRHTLEALLERGGELELEVSGRTLRCTATRDAAESALIVEDVTDHRRREAELREATAVLSHEFRTPVAALRGVLEALEYDMPQELSQNFVRQGLQETERLARLVEDLAVGFRPTRARTLPLAEAFTRAERLLAPELLARQATVSFGPDHLVRADPDKLLQVLLNLVENALKYGPAGHPVDVQTAERGTWVEVCVLDDGSPLADTDGLFRAHTRGVSATGQGSGMGLYIVRSIVQGWGGQTWAERRGERNAFCFTLPGVAGLGG
- the phoU gene encoding phosphate signaling complex protein PhoU, whose protein sequence is MREALETDLRAVLNGALNMLATVERMLPVAADVLLREQVERVDEVKALDREVDAQEAQIEAECLRIIALHQPVARDLRMVALILKSLSDIERMGDYVVHVAKDGAELAQAPALKRYVNLSRMMERLGEMSQNLRTAIAERDVAKAEATTEMDDEVDDLYEQIQRELVTYMLEDPRNISKALMLMRVGRSLERVGDHMENVSERVRYWVTGQREA
- a CDS encoding GH1 family beta-glucosidase, yielding MAHFPSGFVWGAATASYQIEGAVQEGGRGTSVWDTFAHTPGRIKGGETGDVACDHYHRYREDVALMQALGLNAYRFSIAWPRVQPDGRGRVNEAGLAFYDRLVDELLGADIQPWATLFHWDLPQALEDSGGWLNRDTAHRFEEYAFLVGARLADRVTGFMTLNETYIHFLLGYALGQHAPGRTLGLHAFPAAHHQLLGHGLAVRALREAGARSIGIANNFAPVWPAGERDADLDAANRVDALHNHLFTDPLLRGEYPALALDIVQGTDPALLDVILPGDLAVMAAPLDFLGVNYYQPDYVKANPASPTFGIELGRLPDRDYTAFGWPVVPEGLTQTLTGLKARYGETCPPLYVTESGCSVNDVVDQDGRVRDDFRIRYHEAHIDAVQDAITQGAEVRGYFAWSLMDNFEWAEGYSQRFGLVHVDYATQVRTPKDSYRWFQNFLRDQA
- a CDS encoding bifunctional 2-polyprenyl-6-hydroxyphenol methylase/3-demethylubiquinol 3-O-methyltransferase UbiG — translated: MPTSFAFTLDPLSTILPRLRRALRDAGEVAFTVPDPDAGVGLYAGEVTPHGVHRPWAVWVEVADALSAHLLTPERMEPGRVRVRLRAFGPTPEPDAAGYGAQGDWARVDKLEDPTFLLTFVEALRRVNPPAGGRVLALGVNRAREFDALALAFPERTFDLHGVDVDASALGTARLRFPQATFHQSDVTTLPWPELGRFDLVITLSLLQSPGIRQDVLLAALRRHHLTPTGGLILGYPNARYRDGTLSPGARVRNFARPDSSLLMADVTDARRGLHKHGFKVFVTGRHEILVTAIPAGLPTPRGLEL